A region from the Deltaproteobacteria bacterium genome encodes:
- a CDS encoding sensor histidine kinase, whose translation MKYFSVLLAVLSFLAPQYVSADPVKPWTLGNTNTEQLMGNGSQFIFFDHNNDLTPLEAMRYAREGKFTTVAIETPSLGYTETTTWIYIKLDAANISAKDWYIVLRNPSLSLIDVYESSGSRTIPRWRTGSTRSFYSRPVSHRDFLFPVDFKVHTSQEFLIRVRSAIAMQLPLSVQSYDGFWADEQYHQAQIGLFFGMAIVMVIFNLFIFLMIGDRGYIPYVIFVISLTTFLGTIEGLGYQFFWPESSRLNGAALTVSLAASAASGLLFVNWFLEMETIRPRTSIALTLVTRMLWLVALAGIFMPFSTVIKPAIGLSVLGVTIAFVTGLAEWKNGSATARYFTISWLGIVFGAFALAFSKLGFIPRTTITTYSLHYGAAAEFVMLAMALGARINRVREETVQADAESEKLRRQLNKEMEARIQIFSNIAQALDKPLRSLEDAAGHYRQSLASATYITDSVFDLSDGTTQVNDMSLRAEKNNIDQRHHLTALERHSQRLADVVEEMNALSNEPKKSNRLISLNELWERAIEDSRQSVGDVFSHVQFKENISSASSQVLVHGNPFILTDALNSMLTYAIRHALTGRMPVLHVRMTEESNCVRLLFGSNGNPISPELAFEIFDVENESIQTDLAVTRAIIQQQGGNIILRNPGRADRATEFEFTLSKESSGL comes from the coding sequence ATGAAGTACTTCTCTGTGCTCTTGGCTGTACTGTCCTTTCTAGCACCGCAGTACGTTTCTGCTGATCCTGTCAAACCCTGGACTCTTGGAAATACGAACACTGAACAACTCATGGGGAATGGGTCGCAGTTCATATTTTTCGACCACAACAACGACCTAACTCCATTAGAAGCCATGCGATATGCTCGAGAAGGAAAGTTCACAACAGTCGCAATCGAGACTCCCTCTTTGGGTTACACCGAAACGACAACTTGGATTTACATCAAGTTAGATGCAGCGAATATTTCCGCTAAGGATTGGTACATCGTACTCAGAAACCCTTCCCTGAGTTTAATCGACGTCTACGAGTCTTCAGGCAGCCGAACCATTCCAAGGTGGCGAACAGGCAGTACTCGCTCCTTTTACTCCCGTCCGGTTTCTCACCGAGACTTTCTCTTTCCGGTCGACTTCAAAGTTCACACAAGCCAAGAGTTTTTAATTCGGGTTCGCTCTGCAATTGCAATGCAACTCCCTCTCTCAGTACAAAGTTACGATGGGTTTTGGGCTGACGAACAATACCACCAAGCTCAGATAGGGCTCTTCTTCGGTATGGCCATCGTCATGGTCATCTTTAATCTCTTCATTTTTCTGATGATTGGTGACCGTGGCTATATTCCGTATGTCATCTTTGTCATTTCACTGACAACATTCCTCGGTACCATTGAAGGGCTCGGCTACCAGTTCTTTTGGCCGGAGAGTTCGCGTCTAAACGGGGCCGCACTCACGGTATCTCTCGCCGCATCTGCCGCATCTGGACTGCTCTTTGTAAATTGGTTCCTCGAAATGGAGACCATTCGGCCTCGAACCTCTATTGCTCTAACCCTTGTAACAAGAATGCTCTGGCTTGTGGCTTTAGCTGGAATCTTTATGCCCTTTAGCACCGTCATCAAGCCCGCCATTGGACTGTCTGTTCTCGGCGTAACCATCGCATTTGTGACGGGCTTAGCGGAATGGAAGAATGGCTCGGCCACTGCAAGGTATTTTACCATCTCGTGGCTCGGCATCGTCTTTGGCGCATTCGCGCTTGCATTTAGTAAGCTGGGTTTTATTCCTCGTACTACTATTACAACCTACAGCTTGCATTATGGAGCCGCCGCGGAATTCGTGATGCTGGCCATGGCTTTAGGTGCTCGAATCAATCGTGTGCGAGAAGAAACAGTACAAGCCGACGCTGAATCCGAAAAACTACGCCGCCAACTCAATAAAGAGATGGAAGCCAGGATTCAAATCTTCTCAAATATAGCTCAAGCACTGGATAAACCACTGCGTTCCCTGGAGGATGCTGCCGGGCATTATCGCCAAAGCTTAGCAAGCGCGACCTACATCACCGACTCCGTGTTCGACCTCTCAGATGGTACCACACAGGTGAATGATATGAGTCTGCGCGCAGAAAAGAACAATATCGACCAGCGTCATCACCTAACGGCGCTTGAGCGGCATTCCCAAAGACTGGCCGACGTTGTTGAGGAGATGAATGCTTTAAGCAACGAGCCAAAGAAATCAAACCGCCTTATCTCGCTCAACGAGCTTTGGGAAAGAGCCATCGAAGATAGCCGCCAATCGGTTGGAGATGTTTTTAGTCATGTTCAATTTAAAGAAAATATCTCCAGCGCTTCCTCACAGGTTCTGGTGCATGGAAACCCGTTTATTCTAACAGATGCACTGAACTCGATGCTTACCTACGCTATTCGGCATGCGCTCACCGGCAGAATGCCTGTCTTACACGTGCGCATGACAGAGGAAAGCAACTGCGTTCGATTACTCTTCGGCAGCAATGGTAATCCCATCTCGCCAGAACTGGCTTTTGAAATCTTTGATGTTGAAAATGAGTCCATTCAAACTGACTTAGCTGTCACGCGAGCAATTATTCAACAACAAGGTGGCAATATCATTCTACGCAACCCTGGGCGTGCAGACCGAGCCACCGAGTTTGAGTTCACATTGTCCAAAGAGAGTTCCGGTTTATAG
- a CDS encoding amidohydrolase family protein, whose protein sequence is MLRVVGYAFITIIVLALSVLTIVWNIAALPALAVPLTLDKTFANVHIINPGQPILSHQTITLKNGVIESIVPAAKTERRNIARYVMPGLIDVHVHSPRFQPDLELFNTLYLMHGVTTVRNLSDGDEIFELAQDISKGERIGPRLLGCGTPLDGPQGTSISEHLDNPEDAIEAVNARHEAGASCIKVYPTLPPQVFLAIKKRSEELGLPVVGRMNNRLGIEGASMDEVHHLHGVLDVVSPGFRTQDVSGWLKSWRKKFNKERLGISVRMAQLYKSAHVPSLVGIGYLASHKNRKLPKPKLRLMPDWYSDTNGTHYYSLKKSVRKSAKVAIPKMMKTVKALHKAGVPIMVGTDSPMDNIVPGASFYDELNLLVQAGMSSEQALASATVVAAQRLGLEDTGVIKEGAQADLLVLSSDPSKDLENLSTLEEVVVQGRAYSARKLTLHQRKQIKSSRKGLYRYMNDLIPYISDWL, encoded by the coding sequence ATGCTTAGGGTCGTAGGGTATGCCTTCATCACAATTATAGTGCTCGCACTAAGTGTGTTGACCATCGTTTGGAATATCGCAGCTTTACCGGCTCTTGCTGTTCCACTGACCCTCGATAAAACTTTTGCGAATGTCCACATCATTAATCCAGGACAACCCATACTTTCACATCAAACCATCACGCTTAAAAATGGGGTCATCGAATCGATTGTACCGGCAGCGAAGACAGAGCGCCGCAATATCGCTCGTTATGTGATGCCGGGTTTAATCGATGTTCATGTTCATTCGCCGCGCTTCCAGCCCGACTTAGAACTCTTTAATACACTCTATTTAATGCATGGCGTAACCACTGTGCGTAACCTGAGTGATGGAGATGAAATTTTTGAACTGGCTCAAGATATCTCGAAGGGTGAACGAATCGGTCCGAGACTGCTGGGCTGTGGAACACCGTTAGATGGACCTCAGGGCACTTCGATTTCCGAGCATTTAGATAACCCCGAGGACGCGATTGAAGCGGTGAATGCGCGGCATGAGGCCGGAGCGAGCTGCATTAAAGTATACCCAACGCTGCCACCTCAAGTATTTTTAGCGATCAAGAAACGTTCTGAGGAACTGGGGCTTCCGGTCGTCGGTCGTATGAATAACCGACTTGGGATTGAAGGCGCCAGTATGGACGAGGTGCATCACCTGCACGGTGTGCTCGATGTGGTGTCACCGGGCTTTAGAACCCAAGATGTGTCAGGTTGGCTGAAGTCATGGCGTAAAAAATTCAATAAGGAGCGCCTTGGAATCTCGGTTCGGATGGCGCAGTTATACAAGTCGGCTCACGTACCCTCCCTTGTTGGTATCGGATACCTAGCTTCTCATAAGAATAGAAAATTACCGAAACCGAAGCTCAGACTTATGCCCGACTGGTATTCAGACACGAATGGAACCCATTATTACAGCTTGAAAAAAAGTGTTCGAAAATCGGCTAAGGTGGCTATTCCGAAAATGATGAAAACGGTTAAAGCCCTCCATAAAGCAGGTGTCCCGATCATGGTGGGTACCGATAGCCCGATGGATAATATCGTCCCCGGAGCGTCTTTTTATGATGAGCTGAATTTGTTGGTTCAGGCGGGTATGTCAAGCGAGCAGGCTTTGGCCTCGGCTACAGTGGTGGCGGCTCAGCGGCTTGGCTTGGAAGATACCGGAGTTATAAAAGAGGGCGCTCAAGCAGATCTACTCGTACTCTCCAGTGACCCATCTAAGGATTTAGAGAATCTATCGACCCTTGAAGAAGTTGTGGTTCAGGGAAGAGCGTACAGTGCACGTAAGTTAACATTGCATCAACGTAAGCAAATTAAGTCGAGTCGCAAAGGCCTTTATCGGTATATGAATGACCTCATTCCTTACATCTCGGACTGGCTATAA
- a CDS encoding DUF971 domain-containing protein encodes MDLAPVLTEIRLNNDDNKMLLIFSNEKEFEFSYEFLRVYSPSAEVRGHTESESVLQTGKKKVGIKLVEPVGNYAVRIDFDDGHNTGLYSFEWLYELGENQDHLWGDYLERLEKAGASRDPLTIV; translated from the coding sequence ATGGACTTGGCACCGGTATTGACTGAGATTCGCCTTAATAACGATGACAACAAGATGTTGTTGATTTTTTCGAACGAAAAAGAATTCGAGTTTTCCTATGAATTTCTGAGGGTTTATAGCCCTTCAGCAGAGGTTCGAGGACATACGGAGTCCGAATCGGTTCTGCAGACAGGCAAGAAGAAGGTGGGCATCAAATTGGTCGAGCCGGTGGGCAATTATGCTGTTCGGATTGATTTCGACGATGGCCACAATACAGGTCTTTATAGCTTCGAATGGCTCTATGAGTTGGGTGAGAATCAAGACCACCTATGGGGCGATTACCTCGAACGCCTCGAGAAGGCTGGCGCCAGCCGCGACCCGCTAACCATTGTCTAA
- a CDS encoding S9 family peptidase yields the protein MRYITLTSLILLAACANQNQSVTTLPSPEAQSMQAPIAQIKPHVTQLHGTQRTDNYFWLREKTNPETIAYLENENKYTQAQMIHTEALQKSLYDEMLHRIVEDDASVPNRKGDYLYYSRTVSGKPYSIYCRKEIKPDAPEEILLDVNALADGKKYMDLGIFEVSPDHSILAFSTDSSGYEQFTLQFKDLKTGKMLPDTIEKTYDSAAWGNDNATIFYTTVDEANRPYRLHSHRLGSESQDDKIVYEEADDRFFLNVEKTRSGQFITMSLESAITTEVHTINADTPSEALKVVLPRQQGHEYGIDHHGDHFYILSNLNAQNFKLLRTPTAKTNLDSWQTVIEHSDSVTLNSIAAFQNYLVLWERSDGLPQLRIKELNTQGAEHRISFDEASYDVWPSTNEEFSTDIFRFKYTSMKTPSSVFDYDMKTKSKTLMKEMPVRDYDRSQYVTDRIFAEAKDGVKVPISIIRKKTVAANAKAPMLLYGYGSYGYPYDASFRSSWFSLLDRGMTIGIAHIRGGGEYGRQWKLDGKLEKKMNTFTDFIACAEHLTQNGYTQSDRLIIEGRSAGGLLMGAVMNMRPDLFKAVVAGVPFVDVVNTMLDETIPLTAIEWEEWGNPNQEKDFHTINAYSPYDNIKAQNYPATLILAGLNDPRVHYWEPAKFTAKLRATRTGTQKLLLKTNMGAGHGGSSGRYGRLKEKAFEYAFMLDQIGVTK from the coding sequence ATGCGCTACATAACACTTACATCTTTGATATTACTTGCCGCCTGCGCAAACCAAAACCAGTCCGTCACAACTTTACCCTCACCGGAAGCCCAGTCCATGCAAGCCCCCATTGCTCAAATTAAGCCCCATGTTACCCAGCTTCATGGAACCCAACGTACCGATAACTATTTTTGGCTACGAGAAAAAACCAATCCGGAGACCATTGCGTACCTAGAGAACGAAAATAAATATACCCAAGCGCAAATGATTCACACAGAAGCGCTTCAAAAATCGCTTTATGACGAGATGCTGCACCGGATTGTCGAGGACGATGCATCCGTACCGAATCGCAAAGGCGACTACCTTTATTACTCGCGCACGGTAAGCGGGAAGCCCTACTCTATCTATTGCCGAAAAGAGATAAAACCAGATGCGCCCGAAGAGATCCTTCTTGATGTCAATGCGCTCGCCGATGGCAAAAAATACATGGATCTCGGAATATTTGAAGTAAGCCCCGACCACAGCATTCTCGCGTTTTCTACGGATTCCAGCGGTTATGAACAATTCACCCTGCAATTCAAAGATCTCAAAACAGGAAAAATGCTTCCAGACACCATTGAGAAAACTTACGACTCGGCCGCTTGGGGCAACGATAACGCAACGATATTCTACACCACTGTCGACGAAGCCAATCGCCCATACCGGCTGCACAGCCATCGCCTCGGCTCTGAAAGCCAAGACGACAAGATTGTTTACGAGGAGGCCGACGACCGGTTCTTCCTCAACGTAGAGAAAACTCGGAGTGGACAATTCATCACGATGTCACTCGAAAGCGCCATCACAACAGAGGTCCATACGATCAACGCCGATACCCCAAGTGAAGCCTTGAAAGTCGTGCTACCTCGCCAACAAGGTCACGAGTATGGAATCGACCATCACGGCGACCATTTCTACATACTCTCCAATTTAAATGCCCAGAACTTTAAACTTCTACGTACTCCCACAGCAAAGACAAACCTCGACTCATGGCAAACGGTCATTGAGCACTCCGACTCAGTTACCCTCAATAGTATCGCTGCGTTCCAAAACTACTTGGTCCTCTGGGAGCGGTCGGACGGGTTGCCTCAACTGCGGATCAAGGAACTGAACACGCAAGGTGCTGAACATAGAATTTCTTTCGACGAGGCAAGCTATGACGTCTGGCCCAGCACAAATGAAGAATTTTCAACTGATATCTTCCGCTTTAAATACACTTCCATGAAAACTCCAAGCTCTGTCTTTGACTATGACATGAAGACAAAGAGCAAGACGCTGATGAAAGAGATGCCAGTTCGTGATTACGACCGCTCGCAATATGTGACCGACCGAATTTTCGCGGAAGCCAAAGACGGCGTTAAAGTTCCAATATCGATTATTCGCAAAAAGACTGTGGCCGCCAATGCCAAAGCTCCCATGCTTCTCTATGGATACGGTTCATATGGCTATCCCTATGACGCATCGTTTCGTTCAAGCTGGTTTTCATTGCTCGACCGGGGCATGACGATTGGCATCGCTCATATCCGAGGAGGCGGTGAATACGGCCGCCAATGGAAACTAGACGGCAAGCTTGAAAAGAAAATGAACACGTTCACTGACTTTATAGCCTGTGCAGAGCATCTCACTCAAAATGGCTACACCCAATCAGACAGACTCATCATCGAAGGACGCAGCGCAGGTGGGTTGCTCATGGGTGCGGTCATGAACATGCGCCCCGACCTCTTCAAAGCAGTCGTTGCAGGCGTACCCTTTGTGGATGTTGTAAACACCATGCTCGATGAAACGATTCCGCTGACCGCCATCGAATGGGAAGAATGGGGTAATCCGAATCAAGAAAAAGATTTTCACACCATCAATGCATACTCGCCATACGATAACATCAAGGCGCAGAACTACCCCGCAACGCTTATCCTCGCGGGCCTCAATGACCCAAGAGTCCATTACTGGGAACCCGCTAAATTTACGGCGAAACTACGAGCCACCCGAACGGGTACCCAGAAACTACTACTAAAAACCAATATGGGCGCGGGGCACGGAGGTTCTTCAGGTCGTTATGGTCGGCTCAAGGAAAAAGCTTTTGAATATGCTTTTATGCTCGACCAGATAGGCGTGACAAAATAG
- a CDS encoding FAD-binding oxidoreductase, with translation MDYSRKRLKWNGWGWHGRSFPFHGKDTDFWKFVQGHLGSHELPDTPSLKWEEVDAGKSKLTAATRKQLVAILGEERVCTDQYERVFHALGRSYRDLLRLRTGKLPGAPDVVLYPKGTAEVEAIMQLAVKRNVAVVPFGGGSSVVGGVEAIGEEGHAGVWTVDLSMMENIIAIDTVSMTATVQAGVYGPKLERALQDRGFTLGHYPQSFEFSTLGGWIAAKGAGQQSNRYGAADKWLVSARVVSPNGEWGTVASIPHASTGPDLNHLIAGSEGTLGIITEATVKIHKLPPARDYRGYLFKDFASGVDALREIVQEEIPIAMARLSDPDETAFLMDFKSLGTEETTLKALTNNVLSATGYGDGACILLLGIEGNNSHVKPAVAQTNIICMKHGGLPVGPKAGENWYKNRFEMPYLRDPLMDRGLGVDTLETAISWSKVSTLHRAVIQTINDTIRAESAHPGAGALVMCHVSHSYHDGCSLYFTFVFGQATGREMEQWTAIKKAASQVISEHGASMSHHHGVGMDHLPWIEAEKSTLGVGMLKAAREHVDPNGIMNPKKTYLTP, from the coding sequence ATGGATTACTCGCGCAAACGATTGAAGTGGAATGGTTGGGGCTGGCACGGACGAAGTTTTCCCTTCCATGGTAAAGACACCGACTTTTGGAAGTTCGTGCAGGGCCACTTGGGAAGTCACGAACTACCGGACACCCCTTCGTTAAAATGGGAAGAAGTCGATGCGGGTAAATCTAAACTGACCGCAGCAACGCGCAAGCAGCTCGTCGCCATTTTGGGTGAAGAGCGTGTTTGTACCGATCAATATGAGCGCGTCTTTCATGCGCTGGGCCGAAGCTATCGAGATTTGTTACGACTACGAACTGGCAAGTTACCAGGCGCTCCAGACGTTGTTCTCTATCCAAAAGGAACGGCCGAAGTAGAAGCGATTATGCAGCTTGCAGTGAAGCGCAATGTAGCCGTTGTTCCATTCGGGGGCGGCTCGAGCGTGGTGGGCGGCGTTGAAGCCATCGGTGAGGAGGGCCACGCAGGTGTGTGGACAGTAGACCTCTCCATGATGGAAAATATTATCGCCATTGATACCGTTTCGATGACGGCAACTGTACAAGCCGGTGTTTATGGTCCGAAGCTCGAGCGTGCTCTACAAGACAGAGGCTTTACGCTTGGGCATTACCCACAGTCTTTTGAGTTCTCGACCTTGGGTGGCTGGATTGCCGCCAAGGGTGCAGGTCAACAGTCCAATCGTTATGGAGCCGCCGACAAATGGTTGGTTTCAGCGCGGGTGGTAAGCCCCAATGGCGAGTGGGGCACGGTTGCATCCATTCCGCATGCATCCACCGGACCAGACTTAAATCACCTTATAGCGGGCTCTGAGGGGACTTTAGGTATTATTACCGAAGCGACGGTGAAGATTCATAAGCTTCCTCCTGCACGTGATTATCGCGGCTATTTGTTTAAAGATTTCGCCTCTGGTGTGGATGCATTGCGAGAGATCGTTCAAGAGGAAATCCCGATCGCAATGGCACGTCTTTCAGATCCGGATGAGACCGCTTTCCTGATGGATTTTAAGTCTCTGGGAACGGAAGAAACGACTCTAAAGGCTTTAACGAATAACGTGTTGTCTGCAACGGGTTATGGGGACGGCGCATGTATTCTCCTTTTGGGAATCGAAGGCAATAATAGTCATGTGAAGCCGGCTGTGGCGCAGACCAATATCATATGCATGAAGCACGGCGGTTTGCCCGTTGGTCCGAAGGCTGGTGAGAATTGGTATAAAAATCGTTTTGAGATGCCCTATCTACGAGACCCTTTGATGGACCGTGGTCTGGGTGTCGACACCCTTGAAACTGCGATCAGTTGGTCTAAAGTAAGCACCTTGCACCGAGCCGTGATTCAAACAATCAACGACACAATTCGTGCAGAATCCGCTCATCCTGGTGCTGGAGCATTGGTGATGTGCCACGTTTCTCACTCATACCATGATGGGTGCAGCCTGTATTTTACGTTTGTCTTTGGGCAAGCCACCGGGCGCGAGATGGAGCAATGGACTGCGATTAAAAAAGCCGCTTCCCAAGTCATAAGTGAGCATGGGGCGTCGATGAGTCACCACCACGGCGTCGGGATGGATCATCTTCCATGGATTGAGGCTGAGAAATCGACTTTGGGTGTGGGAATGCTGAAAGCAGCACGAGAACACGTTGACCCCAATGGGATCATGAACCCGAAGAAGACGTACCTCACGCCCTAA
- a CDS encoding SDR family oxidoreductase produces MKKPQVPDLNNKIVLITGATNGIGKQTAEAIAPSGATLVIVGRNPEKTAQLTAELQSMPGAGKIHSLIADLSSQADIRKLAEEFKSSFSRLDILINNAGALFTSHETTVDGYERTWALNHLNYFLLTTLLKDLLLASAPARIVNVSSDAHKPAKMLWNDLQFNQATFASGWPAYCQSKLANILFTKELSRKLAGTGVITNCLHPGFVNTGFAKNNGKLAKAAMLISRPFQRNALKGAETVIWAATSIDAGKLSGEYLYDCKVRKPTRTARDVADAKRLWSLSEEMTTTQGAWATA; encoded by the coding sequence ATGAAGAAACCTCAAGTGCCTGATTTAAATAATAAAATTGTTCTGATCACCGGTGCCACAAATGGCATCGGAAAGCAGACCGCCGAGGCAATCGCACCCAGCGGCGCTACATTGGTGATCGTCGGACGCAATCCTGAAAAAACAGCCCAACTGACCGCAGAACTCCAATCAATGCCTGGCGCAGGTAAAATCCACAGCCTGATTGCCGATTTAAGCTCTCAAGCAGACATCCGAAAACTCGCCGAGGAGTTTAAAAGTTCATTCAGTAGGCTCGATATCCTCATTAATAATGCAGGTGCTCTTTTCACAAGCCATGAAACCACCGTCGATGGCTATGAACGAACCTGGGCCCTTAATCACCTCAACTACTTTTTACTGACGACGCTTCTCAAAGATCTACTCCTCGCCAGCGCGCCTGCTCGGATTGTCAATGTGTCCTCAGATGCACACAAGCCGGCTAAAATGCTTTGGAACGACCTCCAATTCAACCAAGCAACTTTTGCATCGGGCTGGCCTGCTTACTGTCAATCTAAGCTGGCCAACATTCTGTTCACGAAGGAGTTGTCTCGAAAGCTTGCGGGCACGGGAGTCATCACCAATTGCTTGCACCCCGGCTTCGTGAATACCGGATTTGCCAAAAACAATGGTAAATTAGCCAAAGCTGCGATGCTGATTTCGCGTCCCTTTCAACGTAACGCACTCAAAGGTGCAGAAACCGTCATCTGGGCTGCCACAAGTATCGATGCAGGAAAGCTCTCTGGGGAATACCTTTACGACTGTAAGGTTCGCAAACCAACGAGAACCGCTAGAGACGTTGCCGATGCCAAACGGCTATGGAGCCTAAGTGAAGAAATGACCACGACACAGGGTGCCTGGGCCACCGCTTAG
- a CDS encoding response regulator transcription factor: protein MSQKPVASLTIKNLDPKIRVLLFDEHPVFRMGLTGFLSGEAKLDVVAETSTAAEVTGILDSQVVDVLLVDFCLGTGRGADFIRKIRNDYPQVKVLVMTMFDEQDQLASAMLAGAHGSITKTQSPRHWVQLISQTVHPRPHLSVAQ, encoded by the coding sequence ATGTCTCAAAAACCAGTTGCATCCCTTACTATAAAAAATCTCGACCCTAAGATTAGGGTTTTATTGTTTGATGAGCATCCGGTTTTTCGGATGGGACTTACCGGCTTTTTGTCAGGTGAAGCGAAGCTAGATGTTGTAGCTGAGACTTCTACGGCTGCTGAGGTCACTGGTATATTAGATTCCCAAGTCGTTGATGTTTTACTGGTCGACTTTTGTCTCGGTACGGGACGTGGTGCCGATTTCATCCGGAAAATACGTAACGACTACCCACAAGTTAAAGTATTGGTGATGACGATGTTCGATGAGCAAGATCAGCTTGCATCGGCGATGTTGGCAGGCGCGCACGGCAGTATCACCAAGACTCAAAGCCCCCGCCATTGGGTTCAGCTCATTTCACAAACGGTTCATCCGCGACCGCACCTATCGGTAGCCCAGTAA